The Phycisphaerales bacterium AB-hyl4 genome contains a region encoding:
- a CDS encoding non-canonical purine NTP pyrophosphatase, producing MNESDRRILLATGNPHKLDELQAIFDACGGKPGGGDGGGGRGVRLTSLQALDVQIVEPVEDGDTFEANAIKKARHYASATGMLCMADDSGLEVDALNGEPGVLSARYSGATGERGEVDLANNRRLLKRLGNTPPAERTARFVCTIAMVAPATLAEERWLAEVLQQLDPSEGDGRLLAMVRGTIEGRILLPSEAADRDEPERGRGANGFGYDPLFLVPELGCTTAELPASQKNRISHRGNAARAMYEKLLGLGLV from the coding sequence ATGAATGAAAGCGATCGACGAATACTGCTGGCGACGGGGAATCCGCACAAACTCGACGAACTGCAAGCAATCTTCGATGCTTGTGGCGGGAAGCCCGGGGGCGGGGACGGGGGCGGGGGCAGGGGCGTGAGATTGACGTCGTTACAGGCGTTGGATGTTCAGATTGTCGAGCCGGTGGAGGATGGCGACACGTTCGAAGCGAACGCGATCAAGAAGGCCAGGCATTACGCAAGTGCGACGGGGATGCTTTGCATGGCGGACGACTCGGGGCTTGAGGTTGATGCGCTAAACGGTGAACCAGGTGTACTCAGCGCGCGGTACAGCGGCGCGACGGGCGAACGTGGTGAGGTTGATCTGGCGAACAATCGTCGGTTGTTGAAACGGCTGGGCAATACGCCGCCGGCGGAGCGAACGGCGCGGTTTGTGTGCACGATTGCGATGGTCGCGCCGGCGACGCTGGCGGAGGAGCGGTGGCTGGCGGAGGTGTTGCAGCAGCTTGATCCGTCGGAGGGTGACGGCCGATTGCTGGCGATGGTGCGTGGTACGATTGAGGGCCGTATTCTGCTGCCCAGCGAGGCGGCGGACCGGGACGAGCCGGAGCGTGGACGAGGCGCGAACGGGTTCGGATATGACCCGCTGTTCCTCGTGCCGGAGTTGGGGTGCACGACGGCGGAACTGCCTGCGTCGCAGAAAAACCGGAT